The Manihot esculenta cultivar AM560-2 chromosome 11, M.esculenta_v8, whole genome shotgun sequence genome includes a region encoding these proteins:
- the LOC110626707 gene encoding uncharacterized protein LOC110626707: protein MENSFAQELYSESLHLSKVELGSSQAANCDLQDDDGSFWGGSDEELDKSSDLDREWERRRDQFHTIGYRDGLIAGKEAIAQDGFNIGFKESVLEGYNWGIVRGITSALACLPEQFKERLIETRETINKFRTLYETVHSLSTTDALKMFHDDKMAKKIVEESEHPNATSEMESFQSDGADCSLDSYVVKLQSLVLESPAIESHLLGK, encoded by the exons ATGGAAAACAGTTTTGCCCAAGAGCTTTACTCAGAAAGTTTGCACCTATCAAAAGTAGAATTGGGTTCTTCGCAAGCTGCCAATT GTGATTTGCAAGATGATGATGGATCTTTCTGGGGTGGTTCTGATGAAGAATTGGATAAATCATCTGATTTGGATAGGGAGTGGGAGAGGAGACGTGACCAATTTCACACG ATTGGATATCGTGATGGCCTCATAGCAGGAAAAGAAGCTATTGCTCAAGATGGATTTAACATCGGTTTTAAGGAATCGGTGCTTGAAGGATACAACTGGGGTATTGTTAGAGGTATTACCAG TGCACTTGCATGCCTTCCAGAACAGTTCAAAGAAAGGTTGATTGAAACACGAGAAACGATAAACAAATTCCGGACCTTGTATGAAACCGTGCATTCTCTTTCAACAACAGATGCACTTAAAATGTTTCATGATGATAAAATGGCAAAGAAAATTGTGGAGGAAAGTGAGCATCCTAATGCTACTTCTGAGATGGAAAGCTTTCAAAGTGATGGCGCAGACTGCAGTCTGGACAGTTACGTTGTTAAGCTTCAATCACTTGTTCTGGAATCTCCTGCGATTGAATCACATTTATTAGGAAAGTAA